A genomic region of Magnolia sinica isolate HGM2019 chromosome 6, MsV1, whole genome shotgun sequence contains the following coding sequences:
- the LOC131248634 gene encoding small heat shock protein, chloroplastic: MSASASNPICSSPLYSHQTKLSGRTASPCSVFFPLNGKRPSTCTPSRPSRLSVARPQATAEQKDGSADVPVEQRKGTVMERTPRRSTVDLSPFGLLDPRSPMRTMRQMLESVDRLFEDAMMFPGSNLPVREIRSPWDFQEDEKEVKIRFDMPGLSKEEVKLSVEDDVLVIKGEHKAVDKDGDTWSARSFSSYDMRLPLPDNCEMDKIKAELKNGVLFISIPKKPVEHKVIDVQIQ; encoded by the exons ATGTCTGCCAGCGCTTCCAACCCCATCTGCTCTTCTCCTCTCTATTCACATCAAACAAAGCTTTCAGGACGCACGGCTTCACCGTGCTCGGTCTTCTTCCCATTGAACGGTAAGCGTCCGTCCACGTGTACGCCCAGCAGGCCCTCTCGGCTGTCTGTCGCAAGACCACAGGCCACAGCAGAGCAAAAGGATGGCTCGGCAGATGTACCCGTGGAACAGAGGAAAGGAACGGTGATGGAGCGAACGCCTCGACGTTCGAccgtcgatctctctcccttcg GTTTGCTGGATCCTCGCTCTCCCATGAGGACCATGCGGCAGATGCTGGAGTCCGTGGATCGGCTTTTCGAGGACGCGATGATGTTCCCCGGTTCGAACCTACCAGTTAGGGAGATTCGGTCGCCGTGGGACTTCCAGGAGGACGAGAAAGAGGTGAAGATACGTTTCGACATGCCTGGTCTCTCTAAGGAGGAGGTGAAGCTCTCTGTAGAGGACGATGTCCTCGTCATCAAGGGCGAGCACAAAGCAGTGGACAAGGACGGTGACACGTGGTCGGCCAGGAGCTTTAGCTCCTACGACATGAGGCTGCCGCTTCCTGATAACTGCGAGATGGATAAGATCAAAGCGGAGCTGAAGAATGGTGTTCTGTTCATATCCATTCCGAAGAAACCGGTTGAGCACAAGGTGATCGATGTGCAGATTCAGTGa